The sequence ACTAATAATAAAGTACGGTAAAAATCTTAACTTTCTAGTACTTACTTTTCAAAGTAAAACTGAAAATATttccatgtaaaaaaaaaaaaaaaaaaggtcatcTCAAAATGAAACCAAGATACTGAAGTttattatgaaaataaataaaataaaaaaacaccTTAACGCACAGGCTGCTGGTTGTAGTGGCTCTTCTCCTTCTTCTTGGCAGCTGCAAGCCTTGCACTCCTTGCCGCCGCCTCACTAGCGGCAGCTCTGGCGGCAGCATCCATTTCCTTGTTAGATTTTTTCTTTTTAGCACCAGTCACCTTCTTTAACTTCTCTTTCATATCAATTCCAGATGAACCTCCAGCATTTTCGGATCCAGTAGCAGCTTCTGATGCTGAATTCTCGGTTTCGGGAACGTTTAAAACCTGTTGTTCTTTGGTATCCTTGGAAGACttgtccttcttcttcttctttttagcATTCTTGCTCTCGCCAGCTGGCACACTTTTGTCTTTCTTTTCCAACTCTCCGTTTCGACTGTCGGACTTCTCTTGTGCCCCAACTGTATGAAAATTGTAAGCTTAAGTAATCAATTATACATTAACGGAGCATAGAGCCAGAATATTCAAGATTCTTGCCTAAAAATGGGTAGATTCCAGTTCTGTTTAATCTTCAATGATTCAAAATTAGTAAGCTATAAATGGATAAGGAGTCAAGCTGTTTGACCGAGTCAAACGAGTGTAAAGTGCTTTCAAAATGCTTAATACTTCTGAAATACTTCTTTATGAAAATAGATTGTTAGTTTACCTAACCCTTACCCAACCCGCCCATGTTCCCACCTCTCAATTTTCATATCGACACTCCAAAGTTGGTATTACAGCCCACCAGTTTTCAAATTATGTAACAAAAAAAAGGTATGTAGACATGACAGTAACATAAACAGCTGGAATTTAACAAGAATCTTTTTTAGCAGATTACCATGTTTATCCTGTTGGCCACCGTTTTCAGCAAGACCAAGTTCTGCAAGCACTGCATCAAGTTCGGCAAGTTCTTTCTTCTTCAATTCCTTTTTGGAGAGCTGTTTGTCATTGTCCTTGGGCACGACCACCTCGATTTCAGCAGTAGGCTTCTGAACAGACTGTTCTTTTTCAGCGACCAATTCAGGTTCAGGTTCATGATCATGATCATTCTCCTCATCATTCTCATCATAAATTTCATCAAGACCTTCATCTTCACTTCCGCTCTCCTGCGTAAGAATATCAACAAAAGATTATTAGCAACAGCTTTTAAGTCTTAACCATAATTATTACAAGTCTGAACTCATGAATCAAAAGATACGAGATGAAAAACACAAGGAACTGCTTAAGGGTATGGTAAGACCATATATACAAAAGATGAAATTGATTAGTATAAGGTGTTGTTTgtattttaagatgtttttgtctgaagatttGCAAAGATTTGCAGACCATGTAAAAATATATGGCTTAAAGGTAAATTTGCAGACCATGCAAAAAAGATATGGCTTGAAGGTAAATAGTGAAAGACTGTCTGTTTTAATGTTTTAATGTCTGCAAAATAACTTGAATCTGTCTGCAAGAGTTAGAAGCATATTTTACAAAATAAGACATTCTATCTTATTTCTTTAGAAAAACAAACAGCTAGCTTGCAGTAAAAACGTCTATGAGcacgcagacataagacataataagatctgcagactaaaaaacaaacaacacccaAGTATAAAAAAGATCTTGAACATAAAGTATCTAGTCAACAATCATATCCGAAGAAACAGCATGTTGCATGATTAATTATTGTATGTGCATACACTCATGCAACCTGAAAGGTATGCAAGGGTTTATACTACTTAATTCAATTTGATTACGTGATAATATCAATATTTTCATTAAGTTGAGATGAGAATGATCAGATCTAAATCATTAAATGAAGAGTATGGACAAAAAGTGATTTTTTATTATAAACGTCAGCTATCCGGTTATACCTAACTATGTCTAGCTTCAACCAACTAGATATCTGATACTAATTCTTCAAGTCATATGTATCACTTTAAAAACACACATCCATGCACCCGTATAGCTACAAAATACTCATACTGATAAGTCACTATGATCTGATACATGAAATTCTACAAACCATAAGTATCTTTAAACATGAAAGGAGATAAAGAGCGGAAATATTATACATCATCAAAACcattacttttaataatatataACTAGGGTCTGTTTCTCCCGATTAGGATACACACACATAAGAAGAAATTCTTGTTGAAATTGAAACCATCCCATTTCCAAAGTAAAAAAGGTTCGAAATTTAATTTCATAATTCAAAATAAAGTCTTCGTGTATCAATTATAGTAACTAATCATCCAACTAAAGCATTATATCATACTCCGTAACAGATAAATGTGCAATAGTATGAAATTCACAAATAACAGAAACAATATTAAAAATATGAATCAAATTTATGGCCCACTGTATTTGAAAATTCAATTAATAAATTCAGGTATCAACTGGTAAGCTGGGTAACAAATTCGGTACCATTCTCCAACAAACGGAAAAAGAAAAAACGGAAACAAAAAACTGATTAAAGTAATGAAGTTTGAGGACCAACAACTACTTTCGTAAAGATGAGTGAAAAGGCATTGAACTAAAGGTTTACTATGAACGTAGTAGTATATTTTTAAACTTATGATGTGAGAAAAATACCACTTCTCAAGGTGGATGTAAATTATTTTAATAAGCAGAGAAACATAGAAAGTGTTTTGTTCTTTTAAATTTCTGTAAAGGTACCTCAAACAGGTTATTGTTATAATCAGAGGAGTTGATGAccataaataaatatgtatttgatttaattaaatataaaaagttCAACTCATTTACCTAAACAGGTCGAGTTGAATCGTGTTATCCCCAATGGGTCATGTTTAATTACTTGACAATGATAAATTTAATACTTCTTTTAGTaaatcgccaaaaaaaaaaaaatctataataattttattacttcTTTTAGCTAGATGAATTAGAAAAACCCAAACACTACAACCTAAAGCTAAAGATCATACTGTACACAATCATAAATCTATCACTAACAAGTGACTAAGTGAGTACATATGCATAGTATGGTAACGAAACAGACAGCGAAGCTAACAAATGAAAACAAATACTATTAAAAAACACTTAGCTCATTATAACACTACACTACACAGCAAACATCCCCTAATATATACGGAGAATTTAGAATCTAGACAACCTATGCAAAATTGCAAATAGTACAAAAAAGGTCGTAATAACTTAAAAGGCAAAGTGAAATACCATGCACCGCAATCATCAGAACACTAAAATACGCCTCACGCGTAAGCAAACATAATTATGATTAATAAACAGCAAACACGTTTTCACATTATCTCTTGATATGAAAAACAAAGAAATTATAACACCTTTTCAGGCGCAACATAACGAAACCCACCCACAGCATATCGAACCGCTTACACTCGTCActcatcaatatcatcatcttaTTTTAATTTCATGTatcatcagttttttttttttttagaatagcCTCTTTAAACTTATAACATCCAATAAGTTAGGAATCAAATAATCATGTATGCCTACAAAAAATGTAAAGTATCATAGGGTTAAAACtaaaataacttatatatattctaCATTACAATCTCAAGACGTAACATTTTCGATACTATCTAATATTTTCCACATTTCTCACAAAGTCACAACCAATCAAAGCATATCACAATTCAAAAAAATGAATGTATAATTTGTATATTCAAATGCAATATCAAAAATTGAATAAATTAAAACATTAATTTCATAATAACTCACCTCAACTGGAGTAACTTTCTCCTGGTGCATTCCGGCACCACCACCCCAAACCGGAGGCGGAGCTGTGGTAGCATAAtagtcatcatcatcttcatcatcaacatccgCCCATGACTTAACCGTTAACGGCGCCGGAGCCCAAAACACCGGCTCCGGCTCCTTCTTACTCTCCTTTTTAGTCTTTGAAACACTCCCCTTTTTCGAATCTTTATccgatttcttcttcttttttaagCTTCCGAGTGCAGCAAAAACATTAGTGCTGTTAATTgctattgaatcatccttcttaatCCCACCACCAGCCATTTTTTCTTCAACTGCTCAAGATTGAGATTATATGTGCAATAAGATTTGATGACGATTTTTAAAAAGTAATCTGCTTAAACACGATGTAGTAGTAAACGTTTCAAGTTTGGATTGATTATTATAATCGGTTATCTGGAATGATGAAATTAGATGATTTAATCTTTTTTCCTAAATCCCCAAATTGACGATGAATTAGGTTTTTTTTTATGAGATGATTTCAGAAAAGAATTAGGGTTACGAGAAAATTTGATAATTGAGATGGGTGTAAACGGATTTGATGATTAAAGGGAGATGTGTTGAATTAGGGTTCGGAAGATGATCAGCTGATTTgggggattttttttttttttttttttttttttacaggaaTTGAGAGTTGAGAAGATGGAGATATTTTCGGTATTAATATCTTCAATTATCCGTGTAGCGTAAGTATGTTAGTACGTTAATACGAGGGCAAATTTGTAATCTTATTACTCAATTTTCTATTTTAGCTAAGCTTTGTTTATATTTTGATGCTTAAATAATTGTTTAATTAAATCGGAATAAAAAAATGAGTATCGTTATTTGTATGTTAGAACTTTCTTAAAAAATTAACGATATttttgttataaaagttaaattggatgttaattttattattattatagatattgtatagtagattttttgagtataaatatgtgtgttatgagtttataaaacacgcactaaatatattctctcatattctctctatatacttattagtagtctacagtcaagaactaggccactaaaggtagttataagcctactgaattataacacgttatcagcacgaagtgctccgtataatcaaggtttatctaagcaagcacacgtcactaatcaaggtaagaaattatctaacttttattaacttcactaacatttatatttatgttatttaagttatatatggtcggttataccgcctgaattatatttctgtaatctaacttttattaacttcactaacatttatatttatgttatttaagttatatatggtcggtcataccgcctgaattatatttctgtaatctaactttcattaacttcactaacatttatatttatgttatttaagttatatatggtcggttataccgcctgaattatattttctgtaatctgactcttattaacttcactaacatttatatttatgttaataagacctcatgattgtacgcaacacgtcatttgacaacacggtactttatgtacgcaacacgtcatttgacaacacggtaccatgggtcgagattaattccgatcaatacgaatacgatggggtctttatatgttatctaacatttatgattacttatgcaattaatcattatttatttcatgcatactaatgtttattcttaaaagtaaatcttaaaagttaaaataagaaaaaatagtttgtatttttattaaaagtaaatcttaaaagttaaaataaaaaaaaagtagtttgtatttttattaaaagtaaatcttaaaagttaaaataagaaaaagtagtttgtatttttattaaaagtaaatcttaaaagttaaaataagaaaagtagtttgtatttt comes from Rutidosis leptorrhynchoides isolate AG116_Rl617_1_P2 chromosome 4, CSIRO_AGI_Rlap_v1, whole genome shotgun sequence and encodes:
- the LOC139904254 gene encoding uncharacterized protein, producing MAGGGIKKDDSIAINSTNVFAALGSLKKKKKSDKDSKKGSVSKTKKESKKEPEPVFWAPAPLTVKSWADVDDEDDDDYYATTAPPPVWGGGAGMHQEKVTPVEESGSEDEGLDEIYDENDEENDHDHEPEPELVAEKEQSVQKPTAEIEVVVPKDNDKQLSKKELKKKELAELDAVLAELGLAENGGQQDKHVGAQEKSDSRNGELEKKDKSVPAGESKNAKKKKKKDKSSKDTKEQQVLNVPETENSASEAATGSENAGGSSGIDMKEKLKKVTGAKKKKSNKEMDAAARAAASEAAARSARLAAAKKKEKSHYNQQPVR